In the genome of Planktothrix tepida PCC 9214, the window GTGAAAAACAATTTTTTGATCAAGATGCTGATTCAGATTAACAAAACTGTTCAGGAGATTCTCTGAAATGGCAACAGGTTCTCCATAAACTTCAACTTCATCAAGATGTAAGCGGGTTTCTTCATTCAATTGCAGCCGAACATAACGAGCTAGTTTGGAAGCTATAGCTACAACAAGAGGCTTCCCATCAACTCCTCCAAATATATTATTTTCGTCGTTAGTATATACTAAGTTCCAGTTTTCACCATCGGACGAGAGCAAAATTCTCAGAGTACGAGCACGATCAGCACAGGTATCTATTC includes:
- a CDS encoding discoidin domain-containing protein translates to MINLLLQFERDLNTILIKFNDNISYHPNVALRKPTQQSSHSSHCNQLQSAVNGIKDGKFSFHTKLEVNPWWQVDLEGIYLLTEVQVYNRIDTCADRARTLRILLSSDGENWNLVYTNDENNIFGGVDGKPLVVAIASKLARYVRLQLNEETRLHLDEVEVYGEPVAISENLLNSFVNLNQHLDQKIVFH